A single region of the Pseudomonas solani genome encodes:
- a CDS encoding ribose-phosphate pyrophosphokinase — protein MSKMMVFTGNANPDLARRVVRQLHIPLGDASVGKFSDGEISAEINENVRGKDVFLIQPTCAPTNDNLMELVVMADAFRRSSASRITAVIPYFGYARQDRRPRSARVAISAKVVADMLTVVGVDRVLTVDLHADQIQGFFDIPVDNIYGSPVLVDDIEDQRFDNLMIVSPDIGGVVRARAVAKSLGVDLAIIDKRRPKANQSEVMHIIGDVDGRTCVLVDDMVDTAGTLGHAAKALKDHGAAKVYAYCTHPVLSGRAIENIENSVLDELVVTNTIPLSAAAQACSRIRQLDIAPVVAEAVRRISNEESISAMFR, from the coding sequence GTGTCCAAGATGATGGTCTTCACGGGGAACGCCAACCCCGATCTGGCGCGTCGCGTCGTACGTCAATTGCACATCCCCCTCGGTGATGCCTCCGTAGGCAAATTCTCCGACGGCGAGATCAGCGCTGAAATCAATGAAAACGTTCGCGGTAAGGACGTCTTCCTGATTCAGCCCACGTGCGCGCCCACCAACGACAACCTGATGGAACTGGTGGTGATGGCTGACGCCTTCCGCCGCTCCTCGGCGTCCCGTATCACTGCAGTGATCCCCTACTTCGGCTATGCCCGCCAGGACCGCCGCCCGCGTTCCGCTCGCGTGGCGATCAGCGCGAAGGTAGTGGCCGACATGCTCACCGTGGTCGGCGTCGACCGCGTGCTGACCGTCGACCTGCACGCCGACCAGATCCAGGGCTTCTTCGATATTCCGGTAGATAACATCTACGGCTCCCCCGTTCTGGTGGATGACATCGAAGACCAACGCTTCGACAACCTCATGATCGTCTCCCCGGACATCGGTGGCGTGGTGCGTGCTCGCGCCGTTGCCAAGTCCCTGGGTGTCGATCTGGCGATCATCGACAAGCGTCGTCCCAAGGCCAACCAGTCCGAAGTCATGCACATCATCGGTGATGTGGATGGCCGTACCTGCGTCCTGGTCGACGACATGGTCGATACCGCCGGCACCCTCGGCCACGCTGCCAAGGCCCTGAAGGACCACGGCGCCGCCAAGGTCTACGCCTACTGCACCCACCCGGTGCTGTCGGGCCGTGCCATCGAAAACATTGAAAACTCCGTGCTGGACGAGCTGGTGGTGACCAACACCATCCCCCTGTCCGCCGCGGCACAGGCCTGCTCGCGTATCCGTCAACTGGATATCGCGCCGGTCGTGGCTGAAGCGGTCCGCCGCATCAGCAATGAGGAATCGATCAGCGCGATGTTCCGCTAA
- the prmC gene encoding peptide chain release factor N(5)-glutamine methyltransferase — MTIIASLLSEARLPGSPSARLDAELLLAAALGKPRSFLHTWPERVVSGEAAELYASYLERRRNGEPVAYILGQQGFWSLDLEVAPHTLIPRPDTELLVESALALVPATPARVLDLGTGSGAIVLALASERPGWRLIGVDRIGDAVALAERNRVRLKLDNVEFREGHWFSALAGERFDLIVSNPPYIAARDPHLSEGDVRFEPASALVSGADGLDDIRLIISEAPAHLNAGGWLLLEHGYDQAAAVRELLSRQGFEAVESRRDLGGHERISLGRLPC, encoded by the coding sequence GTGACCATCATCGCCAGCCTGCTAAGCGAGGCCCGCCTGCCGGGCTCGCCGAGCGCCCGCCTGGACGCCGAGCTGCTGCTCGCCGCCGCCCTGGGCAAGCCGCGCAGCTTCCTGCATACCTGGCCCGAGCGTGTGGTCAGTGGCGAGGCCGCCGAGCTTTACGCCAGCTACCTGGAGCGTCGGCGCAACGGCGAGCCGGTGGCCTACATCCTCGGGCAGCAGGGCTTCTGGAGCCTGGACCTGGAAGTCGCCCCGCACACCCTGATCCCGCGTCCCGACACCGAGCTGCTGGTGGAAAGCGCCCTGGCCCTGGTGCCGGCCACCCCCGCCCGCGTGCTCGACCTGGGCACCGGCAGCGGCGCCATCGTCCTGGCCCTGGCCAGCGAGCGCCCGGGCTGGCGCCTGATCGGCGTTGACCGCATCGGCGATGCCGTGGCCCTGGCCGAACGCAACCGCGTACGCCTGAAGCTGGACAACGTCGAATTCCGCGAGGGCCACTGGTTCTCCGCCCTGGCTGGCGAGCGCTTCGACCTCATCGTCAGCAACCCGCCCTACATCGCCGCCCGCGACCCGCACCTGAGCGAAGGTGACGTGCGTTTCGAGCCGGCCAGTGCGCTGGTCTCCGGTGCCGACGGGCTGGACGACATCCGCCTGATCATCAGCGAAGCCCCCGCACACCTGAATGCCGGTGGCTGGCTGCTGCTGGAACATGGCTACGACCAGGCCGCCGCCGTGCGCGAGCTGCTGTCCCGCCAGGGCTTCGAGGCGGTGGAAAGCCGTCGCGACCTGGGCGGCCACGAACGCATCAGCCTGGGCCGCCTGCCATGCTGA
- the hemA gene encoding glutamyl-tRNA reductase produces MAFLALGINHKTASVDVRERVAFTPEQLVEALRQLCNLTASREAAILSTCNRSELYLEQEQISADEVLAWLAGYHNLSLEELRACAYVHQDDAAVRHMMRVASGLDSMVLGEPQILGQMKSAYAVAREAGTVGPLLGRLFQATFSTAKTVRTDTAIGENPVSVAFAAVSLAKQIFTDMHRSQALLIGAGETITLVARHLHEQGVKRIVVANRTLERASMLAEQFGAHAVLLADIPDELVNSDIVISSTASQLPILGKGAVERALKQRKHKPIFMVDIAVPRDIEPEVGELDDVYLYTVDDLHEVVAENLKSRQGAAQAAEELVGGGVVEFMQRLRELAAVDVLRAYRQQAERTRDEELAKAQRMLANGSSAEDVMAQLARGLTNKLLHAPSVQLKKLSADGRFDALAVAQELFALDEGTDKQAQ; encoded by the coding sequence ATGGCCTTTCTTGCCCTCGGTATCAACCACAAAACCGCGTCCGTGGATGTACGTGAGCGCGTGGCTTTTACTCCCGAGCAATTGGTCGAGGCGCTGCGGCAGCTGTGCAACCTCACGGCCAGCCGCGAGGCGGCGATCCTCTCCACCTGCAACCGCAGCGAGCTGTACCTGGAGCAGGAGCAGATCAGCGCCGACGAAGTCCTGGCCTGGCTGGCCGGCTACCACAACCTCAGCCTCGAAGAGCTGCGTGCCTGCGCCTACGTGCACCAGGACGATGCCGCCGTACGCCACATGATGCGTGTCGCGTCGGGGCTCGACTCCATGGTCCTCGGCGAGCCGCAGATCCTCGGCCAGATGAAGTCCGCCTACGCCGTGGCGCGTGAGGCCGGCACCGTCGGCCCGCTGCTGGGCCGGCTGTTCCAGGCCACCTTCAGCACCGCCAAGACCGTGCGCACCGACACCGCGATCGGTGAGAACCCGGTCTCCGTGGCCTTCGCCGCAGTCAGCCTGGCCAAGCAGATCTTCACCGACATGCACCGCAGCCAGGCGCTGCTCATCGGCGCCGGCGAGACCATCACCCTGGTCGCCCGCCATCTGCACGAGCAGGGTGTGAAGCGCATCGTCGTCGCCAACCGCACCCTCGAACGCGCCAGCATGCTCGCCGAGCAGTTCGGTGCCCACGCCGTGCTGCTGGCCGATATCCCCGACGAGCTGGTCAACAGCGACATCGTCATCAGTTCCACCGCCAGCCAGTTGCCGATCCTCGGCAAGGGCGCGGTCGAGCGTGCGCTGAAGCAGCGCAAGCACAAGCCGATCTTCATGGTCGACATCGCCGTGCCGCGCGACATCGAACCCGAAGTCGGCGAGTTGGACGACGTCTACCTCTATACCGTCGACGACCTCCACGAAGTGGTCGCCGAAAACCTCAAGAGCCGCCAGGGCGCCGCCCAGGCCGCCGAGGAGCTGGTCGGTGGCGGTGTGGTCGAGTTCATGCAGCGCCTGCGCGAACTGGCTGCCGTGGACGTGCTGCGCGCCTACCGCCAGCAGGCCGAACGCACCCGTGACGAGGAACTGGCCAAGGCGCAGCGCATGCTGGCCAACGGCAGTTCCGCCGAAGATGTCATGGCCCAGCTCGCCCGCGGGCTCACCAACAAGCTGCTGCATGCCCCCAGCGTGCAGCTGAAAAAACTCTCCGCCGACGGTCGCTTCGATGCGCTGGCCGTGGCCCAGGAACTCTTCGCCCTCGACGAGGGCACGGACAAGCAAGCCCAATGA
- the lolB gene encoding lipoprotein insertase outer membrane protein LolB, which translates to MRLRSLLAAGALLLLTGCAGLTSHETVDGQGDPAQWKVHKEQVAALDGWQIAGKVGIRAPKDSGSGTLFWLQRRDYYDIRLSGPLGRGAARLTGHPGAITLEVANQGRYEAESPEALLEEQLGWRLPVSHLQWWVRGLPAPDSRSRLTLDGKSHLASLEQDGWQVQYLSYVEQNGFTLPERIKLKGADLDVTLVIKDWQPRQLGQ; encoded by the coding sequence ATGCGTCTACGTTCACTGCTAGCCGCCGGCGCCCTGCTCCTGCTCACGGGCTGCGCCGGCCTCACCTCCCACGAAACCGTTGACGGCCAGGGCGACCCGGCGCAATGGAAAGTTCACAAGGAACAGGTCGCCGCGCTCGACGGCTGGCAGATCGCCGGCAAGGTCGGCATCCGCGCACCGAAGGACTCCGGCAGCGGCACGCTGTTCTGGCTGCAACGCCGCGACTATTACGACATCCGCCTTTCCGGCCCCCTGGGTCGCGGCGCGGCACGCCTCACCGGGCACCCGGGCGCCATTACCCTCGAAGTGGCCAACCAGGGTCGCTACGAAGCCGAATCCCCCGAAGCCCTGCTGGAAGAACAGCTCGGCTGGCGCCTGCCGGTGTCCCACCTGCAATGGTGGGTGCGCGGCCTGCCCGCCCCGGATAGCCGCAGCCGCCTGACCCTGGACGGCAAGAGCCACCTGGCGAGCCTCGAGCAGGACGGCTGGCAGGTGCAGTACCTCAGCTATGTGGAGCAGAACGGCTTCACCCTGCCCGAGCGCATCAAGCTCAAGGGCGCCGACCTCGACGTCACCCTGGTGATCAAGGACTGGCAGCCGCGCCAGCTCGGCCAGTAG
- the prfA gene encoding peptide chain release factor 1, producing the protein MKASLLNKLDILQDRFEELTALLGDAEVISDQSKFRAYSKEYAEVEPVYLAFREFRKVQSDLEGAQALLKDSDPDLREMAEEEVAQAREQLVELEARLQRMLLPKDPNDGRNVFLEIRAGTGGDEAAIFSGDLFRMYSRYAERQGWRVEILSENEGEHGGYKEVIARVEGDNVYAKLKFESGAHRVQRVPETESQGRIHTSACTVAVLPEPDEQAAIEINPADLRVDTYRSSGAGGQHVNKTDSAVRITHIPSGIVVECQEERSQHKNRAKAMAWLAARLNDQQEAAAHKEISDTRKLLVGSGDRSERIRTYNYPQGRVTDHRINLTLYALDDVLAGGVEAVIEPLLAEYQADQLAALGD; encoded by the coding sequence ATGAAAGCGTCACTGCTCAACAAGCTCGACATCCTCCAGGATCGTTTCGAGGAACTCACGGCCCTGCTCGGCGATGCCGAAGTCATCAGCGACCAGAGCAAGTTCCGCGCGTATTCCAAGGAATACGCCGAGGTCGAGCCCGTCTACCTGGCCTTCCGTGAATTCCGCAAGGTGCAGTCCGATCTCGAGGGCGCCCAGGCGCTGCTCAAGGACAGCGACCCGGACCTGCGCGAGATGGCTGAGGAAGAAGTCGCCCAGGCCCGCGAGCAGCTGGTCGAGCTGGAGGCGCGCCTGCAGCGCATGCTGCTGCCCAAGGACCCCAACGACGGTCGCAACGTGTTCCTCGAAATCCGCGCCGGCACCGGTGGCGACGAGGCGGCTATCTTCTCCGGCGACCTGTTCCGCATGTACTCGCGCTATGCCGAGCGCCAGGGCTGGCGGGTGGAGATCCTCTCCGAGAACGAAGGCGAGCACGGTGGCTATAAAGAGGTGATCGCCCGCGTCGAGGGCGACAACGTCTACGCCAAGCTCAAGTTCGAGTCCGGTGCGCACCGCGTGCAGCGGGTGCCGGAAACCGAATCTCAGGGCCGCATCCACACCTCCGCCTGCACCGTCGCCGTGCTCCCCGAGCCGGACGAACAGGCCGCCATCGAGATCAACCCGGCCGACCTGCGCGTGGACACCTACCGCTCCTCCGGCGCCGGCGGCCAGCACGTGAACAAGACCGACTCCGCCGTGCGCATCACCCACATCCCCTCCGGGATCGTGGTCGAGTGCCAGGAAGAGCGCTCGCAGCACAAGAACCGCGCCAAGGCCATGGCCTGGCTGGCGGCCAGGCTGAACGACCAGCAGGAAGCCGCCGCGCACAAGGAAATCTCCGACACCCGCAAGCTGCTGGTGGGCTCCGGCGACCGTTCCGAGCGCATCCGCACCTACAACTATCCCCAGGGGCGGGTCACCGATCACCGTATCAACCTGACCCTCTACGCCCTGGACGATGTGCTCGCCGGTGGCGTCGAAGCGGTCATCGAACCGCTGCTCGCCGAATACCAGGCCGACCAGCTGGCCGCCCTGGGAGACTGA
- a CDS encoding molybdopterin-synthase adenylyltransferase MoeB — MLSDEELLRYSRQILLPQIDVDGQLRLKQARVLIVGVGGLGSPVALYLAAAGVGELHLADFDSVDLTNLQRQIIHDSQSVGQPKVDSAMARLTALNPEVRLVPYRAALDVDSLAAAVAAVDLVLDCTDNFGTREAVNAACVAARKPLVSGAAIRLEGQLSVFDPRRDDSPCYHCLYGHGSEAELTCSEAGVVGPLVGMVGSLQALEALKLLAGFGEPLVGRLLLVDALGSRFRELRVKRDPGCAVCGNGHA; from the coding sequence ATGCTGAGCGACGAAGAACTCCTGCGTTACAGCCGGCAGATTCTCCTGCCGCAGATCGACGTCGATGGCCAGCTGCGCCTGAAGCAGGCCCGTGTACTCATCGTCGGTGTCGGTGGCCTTGGCTCGCCGGTCGCCCTCTACCTGGCCGCTGCCGGTGTCGGCGAGCTGCACCTGGCGGATTTCGACAGCGTCGACCTGACCAACCTGCAGCGCCAGATCATCCACGACAGCCAGAGCGTCGGGCAGCCCAAGGTCGACTCGGCCATGGCTCGGCTCACCGCGCTCAACCCCGAGGTGCGCCTGGTGCCTTACCGTGCCGCGCTGGATGTCGACTCCCTGGCTGCTGCCGTCGCGGCCGTGGACCTGGTGCTCGATTGCACCGACAACTTCGGCACCCGCGAGGCGGTCAACGCCGCCTGCGTGGCCGCGCGCAAGCCGCTGGTTTCCGGCGCTGCGATCCGTCTCGAAGGCCAGCTTTCGGTGTTCGACCCGCGACGCGACGATAGCCCCTGCTACCACTGCCTTTATGGCCACGGCAGCGAAGCCGAGTTGACCTGCAGCGAAGCCGGTGTGGTCGGCCCGCTGGTGGGCATGGTCGGCAGCCTGCAGGCCCTGGAAGCACTCAAGCTGCTGGCCGGTTTCGGCGAGCCCCTGGTGGGCCGCCTGCTGCTGGTGGACGCCCTCGGCAGCCGCTTCCGCGAGCTGCGGGTCAAGCGCGATCCGGGGTGTGCCGTCTGTGGGAATGGGCATGCCTGA
- a CDS encoding tetratricopeptide repeat protein, with protein MNKSFALLTALLLVGGCQTLAPTSPDGTPPVEDTSQAPDSKPEVYGSFSRDTLFALLSAEVAGQRNRFDIALGNYVQQANATQDAGVAERAFRIAEYLGADQAALDTALIWAKNAPDNLDAQRAAAVQLARGGRYDESMTYMEKVLQGQGDTHFDFLALSAAETDPDTRTGLLQSFDRLLAKYPDNSQLVFGKSVLLQQDGRTEEALALLEDIPADDQQIPPILLRARLLQSLDRTDEALPLLQKGIKQHPDDKRLRLTYARLLVEENRLDEAKSEFAGLVQQFPDDDDLRFSLALVCMEGEAWDEAQVYLEELVDRGSHVDSAHFNLGQVYEKRGDKESALIEYALVGAGNDYLPAQLRQTEILLDANRPDEAAARLDKARDAQPDYAIQLYLIEAESFAERQQQDRSWNVIQQGLQQFPDDLNLLYTRAMLAEKRGDLAQLERDLRFILEREPENAMALNALGYTLADRTTRYEEARQLVEKAYQLKPDDPAILDSLGWINFRLGNMDEAERLLRQALKEFPDHEVAAHLGEVLWARGKQSEAREVWSEALKTQPDSPILRGTLQRLTGSETL; from the coding sequence ATGAATAAATCCTTCGCGTTGCTGACCGCCCTCCTGCTCGTTGGCGGTTGCCAGACCCTGGCCCCCACCTCGCCGGACGGCACGCCGCCGGTGGAAGACACCAGCCAGGCGCCCGATTCCAAGCCGGAAGTCTATGGCTCCTTCAGCCGCGACACGCTGTTCGCCCTGCTCTCCGCCGAAGTGGCCGGGCAGCGCAACCGCTTCGATATCGCCCTCGGCAACTATGTCCAGCAGGCCAATGCGACCCAGGACGCCGGCGTCGCCGAACGCGCCTTCCGCATCGCCGAGTACCTGGGGGCCGATCAGGCCGCACTGGACACCGCGCTGATCTGGGCGAAGAACGCGCCGGACAACCTCGACGCCCAGCGCGCCGCTGCCGTACAGCTCGCCCGTGGCGGCCGCTACGACGAATCCATGACCTATATGGAGAAGGTGCTACAGGGCCAAGGCGATACCCACTTCGATTTCCTCGCCCTCTCTGCCGCCGAGACCGACCCGGATACCCGCACCGGCCTGCTGCAAAGCTTCGACCGCCTGCTCGCCAAGTACCCGGACAACAGCCAGCTGGTGTTCGGCAAATCGGTGCTGCTGCAACAGGACGGCCGCACCGAAGAAGCGCTTGCGCTGCTGGAAGACATCCCCGCGGATGACCAGCAGATCCCGCCGATTCTTTTGCGCGCACGCCTGCTGCAAAGCCTGGACCGCACCGACGAAGCCCTGCCGCTGCTGCAGAAAGGCATCAAGCAGCACCCGGACGACAAACGCCTGCGCCTGACCTACGCGCGCCTGTTGGTAGAAGAGAACCGCCTGGACGAAGCCAAGTCCGAGTTCGCCGGCCTGGTGCAACAGTTCCCCGACGATGACGACCTGCGCTTCTCCCTGGCACTGGTGTGCATGGAAGGCGAGGCCTGGGACGAAGCCCAGGTCTACCTCGAAGAGCTGGTCGACCGTGGCAGCCACGTGGACTCCGCCCACTTCAACCTGGGCCAGGTCTACGAAAAGCGCGGCGACAAGGAAAGCGCGCTGATCGAGTACGCACTGGTCGGTGCCGGCAACGACTACCTGCCCGCGCAACTGCGCCAGACCGAGATCCTGCTGGACGCCAACCGCCCAGACGAAGCCGCCGCCCGCCTGGACAAGGCCCGCGACGCCCAGCCTGACTATGCCATCCAGCTGTACCTGATCGAGGCCGAGAGCTTCGCCGAGCGCCAGCAGCAGGACCGTTCCTGGAACGTCATCCAGCAAGGCCTGCAGCAATTCCCGGATGACCTCAACCTTCTCTATACCCGCGCGATGCTCGCGGAGAAGCGCGGCGACCTGGCGCAACTGGAGCGCGACCTGCGTTTCATCCTCGAGCGTGAACCGGAAAATGCCATGGCGCTCAACGCCCTCGGCTACACCCTGGCCGATCGCACCACGCGCTACGAGGAAGCCCGCCAACTGGTCGAAAAGGCATACCAACTCAAGCCGGACGACCCCGCCATTCTCGACAGCCTCGGCTGGATCAACTTCCGCCTGGGCAACATGGATGAAGCAGAACGCCTGCTGCGCCAGGCCCTGAAGGAATTCCCCGATCACGAAGTGGCCGCCCACCTGGGCGAAGTGCTCTGGGCCCGTGGCAAGCAGAGCGAAGCTCGCGAAGTCTGGTCCGAAGCCCTCAAGACCCAACCCGACAGCCCGATCCTGCGCGGCACCCTGCAGCGCCTGACCGGCTCCGAGACTCTTTGA
- the murI gene encoding glutamate racemase, giving the protein MPDQAPVGVFDSGVGGLSVLREIRALLPSESLMYVADSGHIPYGEKSQDFIRERSQVITRFLLERGAKALVLACNTATVAAVADLRERYPQLPIVGMEPAVKPAAAATRSGVVGVLATTGTLKSAKFAALLDRFANDVRVVTQPCPGLVERIEMGDLDSEATRALLWGYVQPLLAEGCDTLILGCTHYPFLRPLLAGMVPESVRLVDTGAAVARQLQRLLEARDLLARGPAQACRFWSSGEPAAMQNVLPALWGNEAVCVADLGF; this is encoded by the coding sequence ATGCCTGACCAGGCCCCCGTCGGCGTCTTCGACTCCGGCGTCGGCGGCCTTTCGGTGCTGCGCGAAATCCGCGCGTTGTTGCCGAGCGAATCCCTGATGTACGTGGCCGACAGTGGCCATATCCCCTATGGCGAGAAGAGCCAGGACTTCATCCGCGAGCGCAGCCAGGTGATCACCCGCTTCCTGCTGGAGCGCGGCGCCAAGGCGCTGGTGCTGGCCTGCAACACCGCCACAGTCGCAGCGGTAGCTGACTTGCGAGAGCGTTATCCACAGCTGCCCATCGTCGGCATGGAGCCGGCGGTCAAGCCCGCAGCGGCCGCCACGCGCTCCGGCGTGGTCGGCGTGCTCGCCACCACCGGTACCCTGAAAAGCGCCAAGTTCGCCGCGCTGCTCGACCGGTTCGCCAATGACGTGCGTGTGGTCACCCAGCCCTGCCCGGGCCTGGTGGAGCGCATCGAGATGGGTGACCTCGACAGCGAAGCGACCCGTGCGCTGCTCTGGGGCTACGTGCAACCGCTGTTGGCCGAGGGCTGCGACACGCTGATCCTCGGCTGCACCCATTACCCCTTCCTGCGTCCGTTGCTGGCTGGCATGGTCCCTGAGTCGGTACGCCTGGTGGACACCGGCGCCGCGGTGGCGCGGCAGCTGCAACGCCTGCTCGAAGCCCGTGACCTGCTGGCGCGTGGGCCGGCTCAAGCCTGTCGTTTCTGGAGCAGTGGCGAGCCTGCAGCGATGCAGAATGTGCTGCCTGCGCTATGGGGAAATGAGGCCGTTTGCGTAGCGGATCTCGGCTTTTAA